A DNA window from Malus domestica chromosome 12, GDT2T_hap1 contains the following coding sequences:
- the LOC103430536 gene encoding protein NODULATION SIGNALING PATHWAY 2-like, with translation MMQSDMNFQTLWPYLNVTNSALDTNEYTEQMGSSEFSSIFMASDEFSETSFPFSTMFSGEFKQLADCDNLLQVTSMAVEEFPIELGGFETNYLIGEIENMYASCLEGSEGSNTLPSQQFSGEGNDVWSPNSFATSEASSVDVTSVQQSITLPRDEMEIDNEVSIRHLLKAFGEAMEMGQRELEEVIMRCLAEKVNPLGQSLERLAFYLCQGVVDNQQGDYLKQESCKNFEAAFNLFYQIFPFGRFAHYAANTAILEAVPEDVETVHVVEFDIGEGVQLSQLIESVAKRNKTLEVTAIKWDVEESDEAAPPQWRFKETKRQLQHHARSFGVNLKVEEIAIEDLVSEIKKANKRGGRREFLAFNSMVGLPHMRRRRSRGLLVEFLRLAKDLLANSARGIITFGDGDACVKRGNDSSFNSSFDANVVHYKALLESLESSFPTHLGEARIVMELMFVAPYVSSHAWFEKWNEAREGGNLQPWFGLEGRRVSREMLMEAKEIVGADSSYGVRVGGENGNEMTLEWNSTPLVRVETWTNRS, from the coding sequence atgatgCAATCTGATATGAACTTTCAGACCTTGTGGCCATACCTGAATGTAACAAATTCAGCTTTGGATACAAATGAATACACTGAGCAGATGGGGAGCTCTGAATTTTCTTCGATTTTCATGGCATCGGACGAATTTTCAGAAACTTCTTTTCCATTTTCAACCATGTTTTCTGGTGAATTTAAACAGCTTGCAGATTGTGATAATCTCCTGCAAGTCACATCGATGGCGGTAGAGGAATTTCCGATAGAGTTGGGAGGATTCGAGACAAATTATTTGATCGGTGAGATTGAAAATATGTATGCCTCATGTTTGGAAGGCAGTGAGGGAAGCAATACTCTTCCTTCACAGCAATTTTCTGGTGAAGGAAATGATGTGTGGAGTCCAAACTCTTTTGCGACATCTGAGGCATCCTCCGTGGATGTGACATCCGTCCAACAATCAATAACCCTGCCGAGAGACGAGATGGAAATCGACAACGAAGTGAGTATTCGCCATCTGCTCAAGGCGTTCGGCGAGGCAATGGAGATGGGGCAGAGGGAGCTGGAGGAGGTGATCATGAGATGCCTTGCGGAGAAAGTAAACCCACTTGGTCAATCTCTTGAGCGCCTTGCATTCTACTTATGTCAAGGAGTGGTTGATAATCAGCAGGGAGACTATTTGAAACAAGAATCCTGCAAGAATTTTGAGGCCGCTTTCAACTTGTTCTACCAAATCTTCCCTTTTGGGAGATTTGCTCACTACGCAGCAAACACCGCAATCCTCGAGGCTGTCCCGGAGGATGTCGAGACGGTTCATGTAGTGGAATTTGATATCGGTGAAGGGGTTCAATTGTCTCAGCTGATTGAGTCTGTGGCAAAGAGAaataaaacacttgaagtgACAGCAATTAAATGGGATGTGGAAGAGAGTGATGAGGCTGCTCCTCCACAGTGGAGATTCAAGGAGACAAAAAGGCAACTCCAACATCATGCAAGGTCTTTCGGGGTAAACTTGAAGGTGGAGGAGATCGCGATTGAGGATTTGGTGAGCGAAATCAAGAAGGCGAACAAGAGAGGTGGAAGGAGAGAATTTCTAGCCTTCAATTCTATGGTAGGGCTTCCTCATatgaggaggagaagaagcAGAGGACTTCTCGTGGAATTCTTAAGGCTAGCTAAGGATTTGTTAGCCAATTCGGCAAGAGGTATCATAACTTTCGGTGACGGAGATGCTTGTGTGAAAAGGGGAAATGACTCGAGTTTCAACTCCTCCTTCGACGCTAATGTTGTGCACTACAAAGCCTTGTTAGAGTCTCTTGAATCGAGCTTCCCGACCCATCTAGGAGAGGCCAGGATTGTGATGGAGTTGATGTTTGTTGCACCGTATGTATCTTCTCACGCATGGTTCGAGAAGTGGAACGAAGCAAGAGAAGGTGGAAATCTTCAGCCCTGGTTCGGGCTGGAGGGTAGGAGAGTGAGCAGGGAAATGTTAATGGAGGCCAAAGAAATTGTGGGAGCAGATAGCTCGTATGGAGTGAGAGTAGGAGGAGAGAATGGGAATGAGATGACTTTGGAATGGAATTCAACTCCGTTGGTTAGAGTTGAAACCTGGACAAACAGAAGCTAG
- the LOC103430538 gene encoding protein NODULATION SIGNALING PATHWAY 2-like translates to MMQSEMNFQTFWPCLNETNSTLDTNEYTEQMGSSEFSSIFMPSDEFSETSNSFPFSTMFSGESEQLADCDHLLQATWMAEEEFTIELGGFETNYLMGEIENMYASCVEGSEGSNTLPSPQFSVEGNGVWSPNSFVTSEASSMDVTSVQQSITLARDEMEINSEVRIRHMLKAFNEAMEMGQRKLEEVIMRFLAEKVNPLGQSLERLAFYLCLGFVDNQQGDYLKQESFKNFEDAFNMFYQIFPFGRFAHYAANTAILEAVPEDVETVHVVEFDIGEGVQLPQLIEAVAKRNKTLKVTAIKWDVEESDEVAPPQWRFEETKRQLQHHARSFGLNLKVEEIPIEDLVSKIKKVNKRGGMREFLAFNSMVGLPHMRRRRSRGLLMEFLRLAKDLLTNSARGIITFGDGDAYARRGNDSSFISFFDANVVHYEALLGSLESSFPSHLGEARMVMELMFVAPYVSSQAWFEKWNEAREAGNLHPWFGLEGRRVSREMLMEAKEIVGADSSYGVRVGGENGNEMTLEWNSIPLIRVETWTNRS, encoded by the coding sequence ATGATGCAATCAGAGATGAACTTTCAGACCTTCTGGCCATGCCTGAATGAAACAAATTCAACTTTGGATACAAATGAATACACTGAGCAGATGGGGAGCTCTGAATTTTCTTCGATTTTCATGCCATCGGACGAATTTTCAGAAACTTCTAATTCTTTTCCATTTTCAACCATGTTTTCTGGTGAATCTGAACAACTTGCAGAttgtgatcatctcctgcaagCCACATGGATGGCGGAAGAGGAATTTACCATAGAGTTGGGAGGATTCGAGACGAATTATTTGATGGGTGAGATAGAAAATATGTATGCCTCATGTGTGGAAGGCAGTGAGGGAAGCAATACTCTTCCTTCACCGCAATTTTCTGTTGAAGGAAATGGTGTGTGGAGTCCAAACTCTTTTGTGACTTCTGAGGCATCCTCCATGGATGTGACATCCGTCCAACAATCAATAACCCTGGCGAGAGACGAGATGGAAATCAACAGCGAAGTGAGAATTCGCCATATGCTCAAGGCGTTCAACGAGGCCATGGAGATGGGGCAGAGGAAGCTAGAGGAGGTAATCATGAGATTCCTTGCGGAGAAAGTAAACCCACTTGGTCAATCTCTTGAGCGCCTTGCATTCTACTTATGTCTAGGATTTGTTGATAATCAGCAGGGAGACTATTTGAAACAAGAATCCTTCAAGAATTTTGAGGACGCTTTCAACATGTTCTACCAAATCTTCCCTTTTGGTAGATTTGCTCACTACGCAGCAAACACCGCGATCCTCGAGGCTGTCCCGGAGGATGTAGAGACGGTTCATGTAGTGGAATTTGATATCGGTGAAGGGGTTCAATTGCCTCAGCTGATTGAGGCTGTGGCAAAGAGAaacaaaacacttaaagtgaCAGCAATTAAATGGGATGTGGAAGAGAGTGATGAGGTTGCTCCTCCACAGTGGAGATTTGAGGAGACGAAAAGGCAACTCCAGCATCACGCAAGGTCATTCGGGCTAAACTTGAAGGTGGAGGAGATCCCGATTGAGGATTTGGTGAGCAAAATCAAAAAGGTGAACAAGAGAGGGGGAATGAGAGAATTTCTAGCCTTCAACTCTATGGTGGGGCTTCCTCATatgaggaggagaagaagcAGAGGACTTCTCATGGAATTCCTAAGGCTAGCTAAGGATTTGTTAACCAATTCGGCAAGAGGTATCATAACTTTTGGTGACGGAGATGCTTACGCGAGAAGGGGAAATGACTCGAGTTTCATCTCCTTCTTTGACGCGAATGTTGTGCACTACGAAGCCTTGTTAGGGTCTTTGGAATCGAGCTTCCCAAGCCATCTAGGAGAGGCAAGGATGGTGATGGAGTTGATGTTTGTGGCGCCGTATGTGTCTTCTCAGGCTTGGTTCGAGAAGTGGAACGAAGCAAGAGAAGCTGGAAATCTTCATCCCTGGTTCGGGCTGGAGGGTAGGAGAGTGAGCAGGGAAATGTTAATGGAGGCCAAAGAAATTGTGGGAGCAGATAGCTCGTATGGAGTGAGAGTTGGAGGAGAGAATGGGAATGAGATGACATTGGAATGGAATTCAATTCCTTTGATCAGAGTTGAAACCTGGACAAACCGAAGCTAG